AAGCTCCCGCGAACTCCGTGGCGCATGTGATGGCGCCTGGTATTGGGCCACAGACCGCTTCGCACAGCGACCACGCAAATTTTCCCGTGTGCGTCTCTGCTAGTTGACCAGTTCCACGGGGGAAAGCACTTCCACCACGTGCTGATCACTCTCCCCTACTCCACGCAAAAAAACCGGCACAATCTGCGCGCCCGAATGCTTCGCCAGCCGCGCCGGTCCGGTAGTCGTACACGCGGGAAGACCGAAGAAGTCGACAAGTACGCCGAAGCTGTACCGTTGATTCTGGTCGGCGGGGATGGCGAGGATACCCCCGCGTCTCAGTACTTTGATGGCCTGCTTTGCTGCGGATTTCTTCTCGATCCAGCGCGTACCCCCGCGCGACCACCATTGCAGGAGCCAATGGTTGACCAAGCCGTTCCGCATAGGGCGATGAATCAGCGTGACGGGCACACCCATCAACCCATGCGCATAGGCGAGCAGCTCCCGATTCCCGAAATGCGCTGTAAGTACGATGAGTCCTTTCTTGGTCGCACCCGCGATTGCCTCACGCCATCGTTCGATATCTTCGACTGTACGTTACAACGTCTTTGAGCCTTGGCAGCTTTTCGGTCGAAACGGCCCCAGGCTCCCGAGCTGACCGACGCACGCTATGCTTGGCGATAGCCGCTTCGATCTTTTACCATTCGTTATTGACGTTAACTGCTGTGGCCCTGGAGCGACCCTCCGTCGGGAGAACGGGATGTCGTCTTTAGCTTCCTTGTCCCCACTTTGCCCGGGCGGAAGCCAG
This genomic window from Candidatus Binatia bacterium contains:
- a CDS encoding lysophospholipid acyltransferase family protein → MLAYAHGLMGVPVTLIHRPMRNGLVNHWLLQWWSRGGTRWIEKKSAAKQAIKVLRRGGILAIPADQNQRYSFGVLVDFFGLPACTTTGPARLAKHSGAQIVPVFLRGVGESDQHVVEVLSPVELVN